The nucleotide sequence ACCTTTGGTATGTGTGAAGAAACGCTGATTTTTATTCCTATTTTAATTCCGCTTGCTCTTTCGCTGGGCTATGACTCTGCTATCGGCACCGCCATTCCGTTTGTGGGAGCCGGAGTGGGCTTTGCTGCGGCCTTTACCAATCCGTTTACCGTCGGTATCGCACAAGGCATTGCGCAAGTGCCGCTCTATTCCGGTTTAGGATATAGACTACTGATTTGGGTCATTTGTACCGCTGTTGTAATTACCTATTTAATGATTTATGCACACAAAATACACAAAGACCCTACCAAGAGTTTGACCTATAACTATGACCAACTCAAACGTCGGGAATTAGGTATCAACCAAGATATACAGAAAATCACTTTGCGCCAAAAATTAGTATTGTTTGTATTCGGAGCGGGTATGTTGATGCTAATTGCCGGCGTACTTAAACCGCAATTATGTGCTTTCATACAAGGTTTTACAGGCTGGGATTTGATGCAAATCTTGCATCTGAGCCAAGAAGGTTGGTACATCACTGAAATTGCCGCGTTGTTCTTGGGAATGGGCTTTTTGTCAGCCATTGTAGGAGGGCTGTCTATGACGCAATTTACGGACAGTTTCTTTGATGGTGTGCGCGGAATGGCCTCTATTGCTATTACTTTATGTTTTGCACAAGCCATTGTGCTCATTGCCCAAAACGGTCAAATTTTAGACACCTTGCTCAACTTTATGTCTAAAGGTATTTCCAAACTGCATCCTATTTGCGCTTCTTGGGCGGCCATGATGTTACAAACCGTCATTGACTTCTTTATTCCCTCCGGCTCTAGTAAAGCCGTACTCACTATGCCTATTTTGGCACCGCTAGCCGATTTAATTGGCATCACGCGCCAAACCATGGTGTTGTCTTTCCAATTGGGTGGAAGCTGGCTCAACATGATTTTCCCCACCGATCCGGTCACCATTGCGGCCATTGGCTTTGCCAATATCGCTTTCTCCAAATGGATTAAATGGCTGCTACCGCTACTGATTATCATGTATTTGCTCTCATTTGCCGCATTAGTTCCACCCTATTTTATGAACTGGCATTAAAATTAGTAAAATAAAAAGGTCCTTTAGGGGGCCTTTTTATTATATATGCTACCCAGATTAAAAATTATTTCTTATTTATCCCCTGTCGACTGGTGCGTCTTTGCGCTGATATTGCTCTGCACCGTGGCAGCCGCCCTGTATGGCAATTACCGCAAGAAACACAATCAATCGCGGGCGCTAGATTATTTGTTAATGGGACGCCAACTAACCTTACCGCTTTTTGTGGCCACGCTGGTAGCTACTTGGTACGGCGGCATTTTTGGGGTCAATGAAATCACCTTCAATTACGGCATTTATAATTTTGTTACCCAAGGTATATTTTGGTATATTGCCTATTTAATTTTTGCGTTCTTTATCGTAAACAAAATCGCAAAATATCAATCTGTTACCTTACCCGATTTGGCCCAGCAAATGTTCGGCCCCAAATCCGGTAAAGTAGCGGCCGTATTTACGTTTTTATACATGACACCGGTAGCGTATGTATTAAGTTTAGGACTGTTCTTAAATATGATTTTTGGCATTACCGTATGGCAAGGCATGATACTGGGAACTATTTTTACTTGTTTATATACGGCATGGGGCGGTTTCAAATCCGTCGTATTTTCTGATTTAGTACAGTTTTTTGTGATGTGCTTTTCTGTATTGTTGGTAGTCTTATTTTCCGTAGGAAATTTTGGCGGTATGGAATTTTTACATACACATCTCCCCCCCACGCACTTTAGTTTAACCGGCGGACAAGGGATACTCAATACATTAATTTGGGGGTTTATTGCGCTTGCCACTTTAATTGATCCCAGTTTTTACCAACGCTGTTTTGCGGCCAAAAGCCCCAGCGTGGTAAAAAAAGGCATTTTAATTTCTACGTGTATCTGGTTTTGTTTTGATTTATGCACTACTGCCGGTGCCTTGTATGCCCGCGCCTTACTACCGCAAGCACAACCCGCAGAAGCCTATTTCTTTTACGCCGTACAAATACTTCCCATCGGTCTGAAAGGTTTTTTTGTAGCAGGGATATTGGCTATTATCTTATCTACGTTAAATTCTTTTTTGTTCATCGCCGCCAATACCTTAAGTTTTGATTTACTCAAAACCCGCTTTCAAAATGTAATTCTATCCAATCGAATTGCTTTATTCTTCGTCGGCTTACTGGCCGCTTGTATGGCGCAGGTATTTCATGGCAGTTTCAAAGAGATTTGGCTTACACTGGGTTCCTATTTTTCAGCTTGCTTATTAGTACCCATTTTGGCCGGCTATTTATATCCGAAAAAAATTAGTGATAATTTATTTGTAATCAGCGCATTATCCAGCGCGGCTGTAATGACTGTATGGAAATTAGTGCCTTTAGATCCCTTTTGGCGCCAAATTGACGGATTTTATATTGGAGTATTAACGGGAATAATTATTTTACTGTTCTCCCGTACTGCGAGGAAAAAACATGTCAAAAGCTCTACTGATTTGTAATGGAGAAAAACCGGGTGTATGGCTTAAAAAATTAGCTAAGCAGGTCGATTTTATTTTGGCCGCCGACGGCGGAGCGGATGCTGCCCTGTCGGCTGGGATTATACCCGATACAGTCATCGGAGACTTGGATTCTGTTTCCCCCCGCACTAAAAAACGTCTCAAAGACATCTCCTTTATCGAAGTAAAACGCCAAGATAATACGGACTTAGAAAAAGCATTGGATTGGTTGATTGACCAGGGATTTACCCAAATAATGATTGCGGGAGCCGTAGGTGGCCGCTTAGATTTCACTATTGGGAATCTACTGCTCGTACGTCCTTATTTGAAACATGCACAAATTTGCTTTTGCGGACCGGATTGGACCGTTTATCCTAGACTTAGCGGATGTACTTTCTCCGCCCAAAAAGGTGCTCGTTTAAGCCTTATTCCGCTCTCTTACTGCCGGGGAGTTACCCTGAGTGGCTGTCGCTACGCCCTAAACCATGAAAATATCGGCCGCCAATACGTGGGGCGTACTTTATCAAATCAAGTTACGTCTTCTAAAATCTCTCTTTCTTTATCAACCGGATTTTTACTGATATACATCGAAAATACTCCACAAAAAAAGCGGATCTAAAAATCCGCTTTTTTTAGATATACATATATCCATTAATTGGGTGTCTGTGTGGTATAGATTCCCAATGTTTTACAGATTCCTTCATTCCCGGTGCAAGCCAAAGTACGTTTCTTAGTGGTAGGATCAATCACTTTATATGGGTTCCAAATTTTATAGTCCCCTCCGATGCGCTCGGCTACAACACCGCCGCAAGTAGTACCCGGAATAGGGGCATTAGTCGCTGAATTTAGGCGATAGATATAATGTTTAGCGGTAGCGGTAGTTCCCGAAACTGTGCCGGGGATCCCAATCAGCAACTTGTCAAAACTGGCCGGGCACACGCCTCTTTCTGCGGCGTAGCTATATACTGCATCATTAGCCGCCTTGATGATATTCATTGCTTCTGTGGCGCGGCTTTTTTCAATAGTCTTGGAATAATTAGGCATTGCTATCGCTGTCAAAATGCCGATAATCAAAACGACCACTAATAGTTCAATCAAAGTAAAACCTTTCTTCATATATTCTCCTTTTATAAAGTAGCAATCCGCTGTGCGGCCGCCTGTGTATTTTGCGGTGTATTAAAAGCCGTCAAACGGAAATATCCTTCTCCGGCTAAACCAAATCCGGATCCGGGCGTTCCCACTAGTTGCAGCTTCTGTAACATCATATCAAAAAATTCCCAAGAATTAAAGCCCGTCGGTGTCTTTAACCAAATATAGGGGGCATTTTCGCCGCCGTAAGCAGTTAAACCGGCTTTTTGCAATGCCTGCAATAACACTTGAGCATTGCTTAAATATCCGTCAATAACCGCTCGGGTTTGCTCTTGACCTTGGGGAGTATATACGGCCTCAGCACCGCGTTGTATGATATAGGGCACCCCGTTAAATTTGGTGCTTTGACGGCGCAACCACAAATCGTGCACATAGTGGGTATTGCCTTGTTGATCTAAAAGGACCAGCTCTTTGGGCACCACACAGTACGCACAACGTGTTCCCGTAAATCCGGCCGTTTTAGAAAAAGAGCGAAACTCCACCGCACATTTTTTAGCTCCCGGTATTTCAAAAATACT is from Elusimicrobiaceae bacterium and encodes:
- a CDS encoding thiamine diphosphokinase; this translates as MSKALLICNGEKPGVWLKKLAKQVDFILAADGGADAALSAGIIPDTVIGDLDSVSPRTKKRLKDISFIEVKRQDNTDLEKALDWLIDQGFTQIMIAGAVGGRLDFTIGNLLLVRPYLKHAQICFCGPDWTVYPRLSGCTFSAQKGARLSLIPLSYCRGVTLSGCRYALNHENIGRQYVGRTLSNQVTSSKISLSLSTGFLLIYIENTPQKKRI
- a CDS encoding sodium:solute symporter family protein; this translates as MLPRLKIISYLSPVDWCVFALILLCTVAAALYGNYRKKHNQSRALDYLLMGRQLTLPLFVATLVATWYGGIFGVNEITFNYGIYNFVTQGIFWYIAYLIFAFFIVNKIAKYQSVTLPDLAQQMFGPKSGKVAAVFTFLYMTPVAYVLSLGLFLNMIFGITVWQGMILGTIFTCLYTAWGGFKSVVFSDLVQFFVMCFSVLLVVLFSVGNFGGMEFLHTHLPPTHFSLTGGQGILNTLIWGFIALATLIDPSFYQRCFAAKSPSVVKKGILISTCIWFCFDLCTTAGALYARALLPQAQPAEAYFFYAVQILPIGLKGFFVAGILAIILSTLNSFLFIAANTLSFDLLKTRFQNVILSNRIALFFVGLLAACMAQVFHGSFKEIWLTLGSYFSACLLVPILAGYLYPKKISDNLFVISALSSAAVMTVWKLVPLDPFWRQIDGFYIGVLTGIIILLFSRTARKKHVKSSTDL
- a CDS encoding type II secretion system protein, whose translation is MKKGFTLIELLVVVLIIGILTAIAMPNYSKTIEKSRATEAMNIIKAANDAVYSYAAERGVCPASFDKLLIGIPGTVSGTTATAKHYIYRLNSATNAPIPGTTCGGVVAERIGGDYKIWNPYKVIDPTTKKRTLACTGNEGICKTLGIYTTQTPN
- a CDS encoding YfcC family protein, which translates into the protein MKTWKFKLPQLNTLSIIFSIILLVTVMTWIVPSGAYDRVLTDGREVVVPGTYHAVASQPQGIFDVLKAPINGFENTALVIAFLLIIGGVLAVIEKTGAIAAGIKEASLFFGRKPQFKFLFIPLGIILFSLCGATFGMCEETLIFIPILIPLALSLGYDSAIGTAIPFVGAGVGFAAAFTNPFTVGIAQGIAQVPLYSGLGYRLLIWVICTAVVITYLMIYAHKIHKDPTKSLTYNYDQLKRRELGINQDIQKITLRQKLVLFVFGAGMLMLIAGVLKPQLCAFIQGFTGWDLMQILHLSQEGWYITEIAALFLGMGFLSAIVGGLSMTQFTDSFFDGVRGMASIAITLCFAQAIVLIAQNGQILDTLLNFMSKGISKLHPICASWAAMMLQTVIDFFIPSGSSKAVLTMPILAPLADLIGITRQTMVLSFQLGGSWLNMIFPTDPVTIAAIGFANIAFSKWIKWLLPLLIIMYLLSFAALVPPYFMNWH